ACTGCCCTCACCAGCTGTTGATTGTGGCAAAGGTCATCTCTTCTGCTGGTACACTTAATGATTTATTGGCTGTATACATACATGTAGTTATGTTACATAGTAATTTCCACACATATTCTAACGATAGTGTTACTGACCCAATTCTCTTTTAGTAAATTATCGTTCACTCAAAGCTTTAAAGAATTATTAAATTTAGCTTTTGGAAAACTATGCGAAAAAGGTACATTTTCTTCAGTACAGCACAAAAACTTGAACTAAAAGGCCTTTTAGAACATCAGTGGTCAACTCTGACTTCATTCTTTCAAGATTTTTCCCACTTATTTTTCTAGAAAACATTGCCAAGTTGTTATACTCCATTCTGTCTTTGTGCATTGTAATTTACAATATCCAATTCTCTGTTTATGACCCTGTCTGAAGGGAGTGTCTTGGTGAGGGTCATGAGCCATGTGACTGTCAGATGTGGAAGAACTGGCTCCAGAAAGTCACAGAGATGAAGcctgaagagtgtaagtttattcCCTGTTTGTGTATCCAGGAATTTTCTGCTTTAATAGGTCAATCATTTTACCTGCACCTTAGTGAACTGGCACCACATTAAGGGATTTAGCAGCTGTAAGCACAGCCTACCTGGATGTGgcttatgtatttttatagcGTGCTGGCAAGTGGTTAGGTAATTTGCCAAATGTGTCCATGTGCTGGACAATGTATTGCAAGGCAGGTTAAGACATAACTAAACTGTGTGTGAATGccttagtgtttgtgtgtgccttcCACAGTGGCAGGTGTGAGTGAGGCCTATGAGGATGCTGCTAATTGTCTGTGGCTGTTGACAAACTCCAAACCATGTGCCAACTGCAAGTCACCCATTCAGAAGAATGAGGGCTGCAACCATATGCAGTGTGCCAAGGTATACACACTACTCTCTGTCAGCTGTGTGTCACAGTTTCTGGTGACTgtttatatttgcattatttctatcctattatttagtttatttgattaaaataacaACCCCCCCCTCTTTTAGTGCAAGTATGATTTCTGTTGGATCTGTCTGGAGGAGTGGAAAAAGCACAGCTCATCGACTGGAGGCTACTATCGCTGTACTCGATATGAGGTCATCCAACAGCTAGAGGAGCAGTCCAAGGAAATGACTGTGGAGGTACACACAATGGAAATAAACATCCAAATTATCAAAGTCTCTCACTAAtataaaactgaacacaaaatAGATTTCCACAAGTGTACATTTACCTTTTCACATTGCAACCTGCAATTGCTAAATACTCCATCCCTGTCAGATTTTATATCATTGAACCACAAGTTCATATGCTTCACTGGATTTAAtttctgcagacacactgacacacactccaAGGGAAAATCAAAGTTGTATTTTGTTACAGGCAGAAAAGAAGCACAAAAGTTTTCAGGAGCTGGACCGTTTCATGCACTATTATACTCGCTTCAAGAACCACGAACACAGTTATAAGGTAAAATGTCctcaacacatacagtatacagatTTATAACAATTGAAATtctaaaaaatgtgtaaatgtaacgATTATTACATGTCAGACATgtattcttttctctctgtctgttagTTGGagcaaaaactgctgaaaacagctaAAGAGAAGATGGAGCAGCTGAGCAGAGCATTCATAAGCCGTAAGTTTTATACTGTTCAGTATGGAGGTTTGGTTTACTGCTTGTCAGCTGCAAATTGAGTCATTTTTAGGTTCTTTCCATAGAGTGCATTGTTTTCACTCTTCACCATTTATACCCAAGGTttgactgttgttgtttttttctttttttctttttttttctttagaacaGTTATATTTGCTGTAATTCCTAAAATGAACAGTAGGAAATGGACAGGAAATGTGGAGGGTGGAGATGAACTGCTTTTATCacaatttattatttctatCTAAAGTATAATATTTTTGCAGAGATAGAGACAGCAATTTCACAACCTTTAAAACAAGGCTTGTTGGGgaactgtttttgtgtgtctgcaggggAAGGCACTCCTCCAGACACACGGTTCATAGAGGATGGTGTGAGTGAGCTGCTGAAGACGCGGCGCGTGCTGAAGTGCTCTTATCCATATGGCTTCTTTCTGCAGCAAGGCAGCACCCAGAAAGAGATATTTGAGCTTATGCAGGTAATCAAATACACACCTGTCATGCATGAATCCTCTGAAAAACAAAGGCCCTTCTTTCAGTTCCTAAAGACTAATTAGATCCCACAGGGCTAAACTGTCACTACACTTAAAGGGCTGTTAATaagttatttgttattttgaatATTGAATTTTGTATTCTTGTGTGCAATAAAAAGTTTTCAACACAGCCACATTTCATaagtaactttttttatatgttttaaaataaatacctcACCTGATCTCAAAAACTGGCTCACTTCTGGTTATTtgaggattatgcaatagtgtttttatttcttattttatatcCTACACAAAGATAACATTATAGTGATTGAAAGTATTTGAAACCCCAAGAGTTCATTTTCAGTTACCCTTTTGTACACAAATATTATTAGAATTGGATGACATTACCTTTAGTGAGTTGAAaaagattcctttttttttttttaatttgagtttCACATTTCTTTGATAACTGATAAAAATTAgcatgttctctctgtttcttctcAGACCGACCTAGAGATGGTGGTGGAGGATCTGGCCCAGAAGGTCAACAGGCCATACCTGAGGACACCACGTCATAAGATAATGAGTGCGGCTCGTCTAGTGCAGCAGAAGAGGCAGGAGTTCCTAGCATCAGTAGCCCGTGGTGTGGCTCCCAACGACTCTCCTGAGCCTCCTCGCAGGAAGTATGGATAAATACACTACCACATGTAGTGAGCGTAGTTGTGATTTACTCTGGTTAACAATTCACTTAATTGAAAAGACTTAGGATTTAGAAAACAGAGTATGGGTAAAAAATATCTATGTGCTCACTACTCTGGAACTGAAGTCTGAAGTTTACTCATTAGCTTAATTTGTGCCACGATTCTGTGTTGCAGCTACCCTGGAGGATCATGGGACTGGGAGTACCTTGGCCTTGCCTCCCCTGAGGTAATTACAAAAGCTTAATATGCTGAAACACTAACCTTTAACCTTTTGGTTCATGTAAAGCTACTTCCAAGAAACCAAGCTTGATGCGCTGCATGACCTGCATCTGTATGAGTTAACAGTCATGCATGATTGCAGCTAACTTAGTTTGCTTATTTGTATTAAGATGGGGAGTCGTCACTCTGTACTGGGAGCTGTTGatcaaagagagagacagtcaCAGGTAATGCAGCATAGTTTCTTGCCAGTTTGTGCATATTCATGGATTGATTATTGTTTTTGGGGTGTTGGATTTTGAACCTGCTTGATGCAATAAGACTTACAACATTTCTTTTAGAGTTGATTTTTGTAATAATTCACATTAAATTACTCCTTGCAGGATTATGCTGAGATCCAGTACCGTCGTAGACATAGACCACGTCGCAGAGGAGACATGCTGAGTCTACACAGTCTTAGAAGCAACAGCAACACGCCAGAGACCAGCAGGAGGAGTGACAATACAGGTGTGAAAAAGAGAGTGTTTTAATTCAATGtacaattttaataaacacaattttcatTTATACACTATACAATATACTCtacaataaaaaagtattttctttggACAAACTCTGGAGCGTATCCCAACAAATTTactaattttgtctttttactgtgcccaacaaaaagcaaatgggatttttctttattgctcTGGTGAAGGCACACAGGGACATTTATCACTGGAATAAAGCCATACAAAGcactctttatttatttattttaaatctgacaCTTTCTTTTCCAGAAGGTCCAGAAAGGAGTGATGGCCGTAGGAGAGCGCTGGGATCGCTGGAAGAAGATGACCCAAATGTCTTGCTGGCTATCCAGCTGTCACTCCAGGAATCACGCAGAGAACGGGGTCTGGAGAGTGCCCTGGAGAGAGGGATGGAAGGGAGACTGGAGTTGGAGCGTGTGCTGGACAGAGGACAGGATAGGAGACCGGGTCCTACAGGAGACATGGATGATGTTGCATCGCAGTCTTTCAACACAGATGGTCTTCCAGGAGCCAGAGGGTCCTCCTATCCCACATCTTTCCTGGATCCTCCTCACCCTCCTAACAGGACAGACTCTACTTCCCAGCCTCCCACATCTAACACTCTCCCACTccctcccccacctccctctctcAGTGCAGAGCTGCTGGAGCTGGGAGACAGCCTTATGAAACTGGGGAATATAACTACTCCCTATgacctggacacacacacacacaaccagctCTGCTCACAAAACACCTATAACCACAGTACTATCACTGCTCCTTACAACACTGAACCTGCTTACAGCGACTCCAGCCATAGACAAAACCAGAATACACAGTTAACTCCATACATGCTCGATCATATCACCATCACAAATTCTCGCTACGATAACAAAGAGCAGGGTTACTGCCAATCAACTGCTTATTTGGCCGAGGCTGAACACACTGCCTCTTGTGCACATGAACGCACACCAAACCCCACCCAAGCCTGTTCGTATAACCGGGAACATGCAGCTTCATGCAGCACACCAAAACCAGACAGCTTTTACAACCCCTGCTCAGAGCATAGTAGCTCTTACACTCAGGAGCGATCTGTCACCAATGCTCTTGAACGCCCACCCAAATCAGACCCCCAGCCCCCTGCTCAGTTGTGCCTCCCATCTCCTGAGCTTGAGCCGGAGCTGCTGCTTTCACCGGTGATCCCCCCAGGGGGCCCTTTCACTCCCAGCGATCCTCAGAGTTTGGAGGCCCTGGACCCCACAGCCAGTGCCCAGCTGCTGGACAACATCATGGCCTGGTTTAACAACAACATCAACCCTCAGAACAACCCTCAGAGCCTGGCTCTCATCCCATCCCCACCCACTACAGAGACTGACTCCtcccctgacacacacactgagactgAGTCAGAGAGCCAGACCTCCAGGGGCGTGACCCCTGCCCCACTCTGGCAGCCCCTGGAGGGCGAGCCAGAAGCagacagaggttcagtgaatcCCCGTCTAAGTGCTGCAGCTTTGGAAGGCCCAAAGACATCAAGGCCAAAAACTCTGGAGCTGGAAGGCAGAGAGGATGGTGAGGAGGGTGTGGAAGGTGGGTGTGTGGTTGATCTGTCGCTGGACGAAGCGCACACACACCCCTGTCCACTCTCCCTCCATGGAAACAGTCCTGCACATAATGCCCTTGCCACAGAGAGGGATTTACACCTCGATCTTCAGTTAGAGGGGGACCACTCACCTGAGGAGTGGGAAGAACAAGTGCATCTAGTGTGAGAGAGTAGAGAGAAAATTGTGCTAagtagaggaagagagagaaggtgTAGGACTTTGGGGTTGAGTGATTACTATATGAAGAGAGAACATGAAGCCCAGTGGACTTTGTCCAGTAAAGATGATGTcacatgttatttttatttattattttgtatcgTTTAGAGCGCTTTCGTCTGGCAGAAGAACAGACACACTGTTCTTTGAAAACAAATGAGTGTTAAAACAGAGTGCATCAATGGAAAGCTACTGATATCATAACACACAAAATATTGCacatgttcattttatttatttccagtaTCCTGTATTTGTTGTCTGAGTTTGTTCAGAGTGAAGTTTTGGTGCTGATCAAGCTGAAATCCAAACTCGCCTCTTATACCCTGACTTTATTAACACACTGACCCAACCACAAGCCTGTTCAGAGCTCCAGCAGCCAAAAATAATTAACTGTAAACTTGGAGCTTTTTTAGCGTACTGTACAATCAGGGGGCCTAATTCAGATTTTTGGACCTTCATGCACACTGTGCCTGCTTTGTTAGGGAGCCAACATACTGctggtcttttctttttgttaggCTGAAAAGAACGATACGCCTTTCTGCTCAGGCTGGGTAAACGTACTTATATGACGTGCTTATCTGGATTTTATGTTGGTAATAATTCTTTCCAGTGACCAACAAAGAGAATGTGTTTTGCCCTCTGCACAGTAAGGTTAGAGGTCAGTCTCAGCTACAGCACATGTGAGAGTCCGCGCGAATTTAGTGTCTGGCTCAAAGGCAGTTCGGAATTATGGGTGTTAAGTTTCAGGGGGAATTGACCCCCCTGCTATATTTCCTGTTCACTGCACCGCCCTGttactcatttctttttcttttattttctttttgcattcaTCACAGTTGAGATTTAATCCATAAACTTCATCAACATTGAACTATTTTACAGTTGCTTTGGCTCAGTTTTCACtgttcaaaacatttaacacaaaatgcTTCATCATTTTGGCTGCCAAAGCTCACATAACccacaaaataatgaaatgatacttgatactgtatatttatcTTTGACCATATAATGCTGTCAATCAGCATTGCAGTGTCATGGGTACTTCCACAATATGAATTATGacatattagttttttttaattaccaaacatgcagttttacagtaaatatatagacaattataaattaattatttatacaaGTTAAAGTAATGACTCGGATTGTACTTCATTGCACCAATTTTTAACAAAACTTTGACATTTCCATCTTTAAGGTTTGTTATCTTAATTACAGTGAGCTCTTGTAATGCttcagcaggaaaaaaataaaaattttagaACTTACACTTCTGTGTAAAGGCAATCATGTCAAAATaagggaaaatgttttaaatttgtttcacTGATTCAGTGATGCGTGCACTTGATAACAGGCATAGTGCTCATAATGAGCTCAATATTTTTAACCTTGCAAGAAGAACATCGTTTAAATATAAGaactttctgttgttttgcatAGATCTGAGCCTCggcatttgtaaaataaaacccaGTGAAGCTTTAAACTTATACATAAGACTTTGTTTTATCATATATATTCCACTACTAATTGCTAGTATGGCGTGCTGTTGATAGATGGGAGATGACTTgggttttactgtaatttattcttatttgttttttttatcctttaaaatgtattttaaaaaatatagagATTAATTTTCTTCCAGTTAAGACCAAGAAATGTTAGGTCTGTGTGCCTTTTGTTTCAAAcgtatttgttatttgttgttatttaataGTGTCATTAGTTTTTAAACATGGTAATGAAAGCTAAAGGAGGACACGCAACCTTGTCTATTCCATAATATACTGAGGATCTTGATGTACATTAGTATTCTTTGACCTTTCAGCTCTGGTTTAGCTTACTTTACCTTATGGATGGCAAGGAAATTGCTGTGTTTTTGACCATTtcacttatttaaaaactgctttGAGACAATTTGAACCCGttgatttttagaaatgttccCTTTATAATTAACAACCGCTTTATCTGCATTTTGCTCAGATTTACTTGGTCTTTGATTTCATAAGGGTCTTGAAATCTGATGTAGTGCACTCCTGGGTTGTCATCTAGCCTTTATCTTAAAACTTTAATGTTTACAATAGAATTAAACACTGCCTCTTGTGTTAAGATATTATTTGGTGCTTTCGAACACTAGATTCATAAGAGTTTTAATCACACTTTGATGATATGCCCAACATACTAAAGTTATTCAGTATATGAGCAAACGCTGATTAGTTTAAATTACTACCTGAAAAAGGAACCACTTATACAAAATGAGACATGCATCTAAAGACACTTATAAAGGCAACTCTTGAGTTTAATGCTTGTTTGAAAGGAAGTTGTGAAGTGGTCCACAGAAAGGGGGAACTGACAAAACCCTAAAATAACCATCTTCTCCTCTCTGTACATAGTAGTATTGAACTGTGAAGGTGTTGGATGGGTATTAAGTGCTAATGATGACATTACATAATAGCTACTCATATGTGAGGGCAACTGCTGTTGTGTACAAATGGCTAGATTCAAAGAATTGCACAGTTTTGGGTTATATGGtgcaacagagaaagaaaattaatatGGGGTCTTTACTAGCCTGCTTGTGCAAACTGAATGTGTTGCTCTAGTCCAAAGGTGTAAGGCAAGACCTAGAGGACTGCTgagtgctgcttttattttgttttttgttttaattaagatTTGGAATTATGGTGTCAAGGAAAAAGTCCTGTTCCATTTATAGCCCACATCTAATTTATAGTTTAGCAGTCTTTCaacagttttaaagtttaaaaaaagcaaatcacattttgcattctCATAGATTATACTTAATACATTCCCAGTCAGTCCATAAGACCGGTGTGATGTGTGgccaaaactgtaaatgaaagcGTCAGTGCAAAGTTTactcaataaaaagaaaagaaattgtgtCTCTGTGAGAGTGATTTCCGGTCTGCTTCATGTGTcagtatttttgttcttttcctgAGCAATGTGATCACCAAATCCTGTACATGTAGGTCTTGTTAGAACTGGAAGGCTGCAATCGATCACTTTCCACTGTTAAATAGTTATCTCATACCTGCCAAATTAACTAATTTCACGTGTTTAAATGcctaaaaatagtaaaacacgGTAAGGATCATTTATTTAATCACTTTCGGGACAAAACAAATTTGGGTATCCAGTTACATGCAGACTTATTTCAATACTGATCTACTGGTTGTAAATGCTGTCTTCAAATAAGATTAATAACAAtattcatttataattttaatagaCACTCAAAATCTTTTATTGGTTAAATCAATGCAATGAcctacaccgatcaggcataacattatgaccacctgtgcaatttaatgcaatccaatacagtcaCTCGTCCATAAATTGAATATGTCCAACATATTTAAAGTTGAGGAGGAGgccaaaacacaattttcaagCTGTCCTGAAAAAATTGTCAGGTGCCCAAATGAACACTGAAGCATGTTCTGCTTGCTGCAGTCATTTTATGCCATGAATTGGGGACAAATGTATTGGGGACTCAAAATTGTGCCCCATCGTTTTCCATTGTAAGGGCTTTAGCAAAGAGTGATGAACGATACTAATAGAGGCAGTTATTACACATACAAAACTTAGTTCAGTTTGCATATGGAAGCTATAATTgtgaacttatttttttattacgcatgtaatttaaaatctaattcTGTTCTAAGATTTTCCTTACCAATTGGAAACTGAAAATCATACAAAAGACACATTAAAAATTCTGGGAACTATCTCCAGATGTTAGTATGCCAGTGAAAATCATTTAAGCAGTAGCTCAATATATGTTTAGCCCTATTTATTCCATTTTGGTAGGAAAGTGAAAACCAGAATtcgcattttttttaaaacattcaaatcacTAAATTTTATAACAactattaacatttaaatatagacAATGCCAGAGTACTTAACTTCTAATAATTATGTATCGGGAACTTTATGGAATTGATTCTTGCAGGTGAAAATTTGATCACTCATCTGTACCTGGTGAAGACGTTCAATACTTCACCTGTAGGCGGCAATGTTGTTATCAGACGTAACGTTTCCTTGTTGCAGTCGCTCATCAATGACGTCACATCAGCGCAACTGAAACGTAAAATTGTTCAACGGCGGCCTGTGTTTTCACTCGAGCGCTGCAATTTTTCTCTTTGGTGGAGGATTTGTCTGCATAATCCATCACCATCATGAAACTAGTCCGGTAAGTTGAAAGTAGAAGTCTTCATTTAGAGGATGATGTGATAGGTGATGATAAAAAACAATGGGATTTCGCCGGATGGATTTAGATGTAAGCGAAGAGACGATGATGAGGCGGGAAGCAGTCAGCGGGTTGAATGGAGGGTGTTCGTGGTTGTAATGACTGGGCTCTAAtgttaaatactgaaataaactcacagaaacatgcagactTGTGACGTTAATATTACTCATTGAGCAATTAGTTTATTTGAAACATAAATTTGAGACCTTTAAGTTAGGTACCGACAATTAGTCGTCGGTCCAGTTAGCGTATTCTCTGGACGTAAAGTTCAGTTAACTTGCTAACAAGCCAAAACAATCAAGTTTTGCATTAGATTAAAATTGCAATCAGTGCAAGAAAGCTTTTAGCCTGCATAATATTGCATTAGTACAACGAAGGGGTGACACTGGTTCTACTTTGTTTTGGTGTGAAAAGCTAACGGCTAGTGGCTCCCGTCGATTCGCTAGCTAACAGTTCGCGTTAGGCTACAATCTGCGAAAATTGTTGGGAAGATGCGAAATTTCAAAACAGATCAACGAAAAGATCAATGCATTCACACTGTAATATTAGCCCTTTCAAACCCACAGGTTTTTGATGAAGCTCAGCCATGAGACGGTCACCATTGAACTGAAGAATGGCACCCAGGTCCACGGTACAATCACAGGTGAGACTCGGCTGGTGCATGATGAACACGTTTACCgttcaaacatacaaacatgttcACTTCAGTGAGATTTTTGTCCCTCTGACGTGTTGATTCAATGTAAACCTTCCATCGGGAATTGGAATTTAAAAGGTTTTCTGAaactgtaaatctttttttttgatatttggttttgttttccctcttttccaGGTGTTGATGTGAGCATGAACACCCACCTTAAGGCAGTGAAAATGACACTGAAAAACAGGGAGCCAACTCAGCTGGAGTCACTGAGTATCCGTGGCAACAATATCCGCTACTTTATCCTGCCTGACAGCCTCCCACTGGACACCTTGCTGGTTGACATAGAGCCGAAGATTAAGTCCAAAAAGAGGGAAGCAGGTCAGTCTAGAATAGGGCCGGACGTATTGTAATTTCCATGTTAAAAATTTGTCATACAGTAACTTTGACTGTTTAATTGCAAGATTATGCTTTTGCATATGTGCCATTAATGTGGGCATTTCACAGAAGCCTACAAACAGAACAGGTGTGGTGAAAGACCAAGCTTACATCTTGAAAGGTGCTTCCTGTgttgtttggaaatggtttgTTAAAAATCAGATCTAAATCAAACATCTGTGATTTGCAAGTTTTTCCAGAATGTGAAAAGACTTACTTCATGGTCTCATACTTCACCCTACCACTATGAGAGAGTAACAGATGTGAGATCAACCGTGACAAAATCCTTTAGCTCTTTAAAGTTGTGAtgccgcctcatttttaaaacagtctgCCTAAAGTCCTACATAAAATTTAACACGATGTGCCTCGTAGAAGCATAACTTCTATGGACACTTTGTCTTGCTGATTTTCAAAATTCAGACTGTTGTGAATCAGCTGCATGTCTCTCTTATTTCCCTCCCCCGGTGCTGTTATTCTGCTGCATAACAGACAAAGGTCACAAAGCTGCGTTTTCCTTTACTGTACTGTTTAAAAATGGCGAGCACgccttccaaaataagtctgaggtgAAGGAGAAATCCGGTTATTTTCTGCTGCATATTTACGTGGATTTTCACTAACCAGGGCACTTAagtgcatgttttaaaaaaaataataataataaaataaaataagcttcCCCGATTGCGCAAGAGGGCTGATTACTCCAAGTTACccagttacttttttttttttttttttggagagcTAACTTACAAAGACAATGCTTTGTAACAAAAAGTAGTGTGATGCTAGAGACTTGGAAAGTTGATggatatttgatatttttataaataaagtgtaTGTAGGTTGAGATTTCAACAATAAGGTGGAATTGTTCAAAATGGTTTAAAGTTTAAGCTTTGAAATTAATTATGTTGTGAACATATCTATTTTAGATGCGCAGCCCATATGTCGAGTCTTTGATTAATAGAAATTGTTACTTTTTGTACTGACCATTGGTAAAGGTAATATGGGTTTCTGAGTTTATGCAGCGCTGTCAAAAGTAAATGGCGCACCAGTGGTTGCCGCATCAGCGTTCTATTGCTGACTCTAAAATCTGTTGTTCTGTTATTAAAGTAACTGACACTTAGTGCTTCAGTTAACTTTAAGAATGTTTTATGGCTTGTCTTCACATTctttattataatttctttctctctctttcagtggCTGGAAGGGGAAGGGGCAGAGGACGGGGGCGTGGCAGAGGAAGGGGACGAGGCCGAGGAGGGCCACGAAGATGATCACCAGGACATACACCTGTTTCCCATCATACCAGTCTGtgtacaggattttttttttttggttttgttttttgtatttttttttttttcctcagaggaaatgttttattaatttcaggGTGTTTCTGTTTCCCCTTTTTGTACAATAAAATTCTTCTCATTAAGAGGGTAAAGTTGACTCTGTACATTATTACAGCCCTGATGACAGGGTTAGTTTGTTTTGGGGATTCTTAGTTTTCTTATACTGGTTTCATTGAATGACTGAAGTTTGTAAGAGTGGAAATGTTATTCCAAGTACCTTGAGAATTTCAGCCTAAATTGGTAATATTCCATTATTCTTAAGCCACAGATGTGTACAACTGGTAAAAGCACAGTGACTGATGACAACAATCAAGATGAAGATTGGGTGGTTTAACAGTTGCAATGGGAGTCTAACAGCTTTTACAGGTTGATGTAGctggttttagttttaaagaGTTGCGTAACAGGTGTAACAAGTGTTTTCCATAAGCAGTAATGATTAAAAATTGACAGATTATCGGGTGAAAGGTACTGCCTGTTTACACTGCCCCCACCtctaattttagttttaggatTAATGTACTACTGATCGGTCATCTTAGGTGACCTGTGCTTATAGGTTGGCAAAGCAagctttttatatatatatatatatatatatatatatatatatatatatatatatatatatatatatatatatatatatatatatatatatatatatatatatatatatatatatatatatatatatatatatatatataaataaaactaaataagatCTGCATCATTTACTAACGTCTAAAAtcaaaaagaataagaaaataaataattaaaaaaaattttggtttgttttactgtttgctCGTGTGAACAAAACCTCACGGCCAAATTACCCACAGCTGCTAGGGCTTTTCAACTTaagttgtaatttttaaaagtaaaaaaagtttaaaagtcaCTTTAGGAACCCAACTGTGGGATACAAATTTATAATGCATATACTTCATAATGATACCTTATCTTTAATTTCAAGTTGCTCGCTAGTGAATAATTGTAATAGCATCGTGAGAACTGTGTTTAAAACAACTTGTTATAAATATAGAGATCAATATTAAACTTTCAAAGGTGGAAGGAAAGAACATTGTGTGAACAGAAATCAAAGAGTGGCAGCAGTACTGGGATCTGGAAAAGAAGAGTAGATAACTGTATTCCATCTAAAACAGTGTTAGGTCCACAAGGAGCAGGGGAGGAAATAGGAGGAGGTGGCAATGGCCAGGATACAAATAGGGCacagtatataaagtatatataatACTCCTCACTTAATAGAGAAACATCAGACTGGGCATTGTGAAGAATGTTGGGAGTTACAAACGTTGGAGCATGTTATG
The nucleotide sequence above comes from Channa argus isolate prfri chromosome 1, Channa argus male v1.0, whole genome shotgun sequence. Encoded proteins:
- the LOC137125493 gene encoding ankyrin repeat and IBR domain-containing protein 1-like isoform X1 encodes the protein MGNTATKFRKALVSGDEALAWQLYEGNPQFRDSLDPNASYGEQYQHNTPLHYVCRHAMTRLLRAFLFSKEGNPNKRNVHNETCLHVLCQGPQILLLPEGALSPRLARPQRDEQHRAECLQMILSWTGARLEGGQYEKANVNATDNHHSTCLHYAAAAGMKSCVELLIQSDADLFVEDENKLTPCDHAEQHHHIELALSLESQMVFSSSSAQQSNTDTHGETNMLQYKEPYEGLKLQDLRRLKDMLIVETADMLQAPLFTAEALLRAHDWDREKLLEAWMSDAEGCCQRSGVAMPTPPPSGFNAWDTLPSPRTPRTPRSPLTLTLTSPTDSCLTPGEEGLATCGICLCSISVFEDPVDMSCGHEFCRSCWEGFLNVKIQEGDAHNIFCPAYECYQLVPVHVIESVVSREMDQRYLQFDIKAFVENNPAIRWCPAARCERAVRLTRPGPGDNDPHSFPLLPSPAVDCGKGHLFCWECLGEGHEPCDCQMWKNWLQKVTEMKPEELAGVSEAYEDAANCLWLLTNSKPCANCKSPIQKNEGCNHMQCAKCKYDFCWICLEEWKKHSSSTGGYYRCTRYEVIQQLEEQSKEMTVEAEKKHKSFQELDRFMHYYTRFKNHEHSYKLEQKLLKTAKEKMEQLSRAFISREGTPPDTRFIEDGVSELLKTRRVLKCSYPYGFFLQQGSTQKEIFELMQTDLEMVVEDLAQKVNRPYLRTPRHKIMSAARLVQQKRQEFLASVARGVAPNDSPEPPRRNYPGGSWDWEYLGLASPEMGSRHSVLGAVDQRERQSQDYAEIQYRRRHRPRRRGDMLSLHSLRSNSNTPETSRRSDNTEGPERSDGRRRALGSLEEDDPNVLLAIQLSLQESRRERGLESALERGMEGRLELERVLDRGQDRRPGPTGDMDDVASQSFNTDGLPGARGSSYPTSFLDPPHPPNRTDSTSQPPTSNTLPLPPPPPSLSAELLELGDSLMKLGNITTPYDLDTHTHNQLCSQNTYNHSTITAPYNTEPAYSDSSHRQNQNTQLTPYMLDHITITNSRYDNKEQGYCQSTAYLAEAEHTASCAHERTPNPTQACSYNREHAASCSTPKPDSFYNPCSEHSSSYTQERSVTNALERPPKSDPQPPAQLCLPSPELEPELLLSPVIPPGGPFTPSDPQSLEALDPTASAQLLDNIMAWFNNNINPQNNPQSLALIPSPPTTETDSSPDTHTETESESQTSRGVTPAPLWQPLEGEPEADRGSVNPRLSAAALEGPKTSRPKTLELEGREDGEEGVEGGCVVDLSLDEAHTHPCPLSLHGNSPAHNALATERDLHLDLQLEGDHSPEEWEEQVHLV